Proteins from one Sarcophilus harrisii chromosome 2, mSarHar1.11, whole genome shotgun sequence genomic window:
- the LOC100929691 gene encoding olfactory receptor 4K2-like, with protein sequence MEGTNYSRVSEFVLLGLTDSPELQAFFFVVFSIFYVITILGNCLILVTIVSTPQLHSPMYFLLGNLSFIDICLSSFATPKMIMDFLTHHKTISFEGCISQIFFLHLFTGTEIVLLISMSFDRYIAICKPLRYSKIMSQHVCLGLVIISWTVGFLHTMSQLAFTLYLPFCGPNVVDSFFCDLPLVIQLACIDIYVLGLFMISTSGMIALVSFLLLLTSYIIVLVTIKKHSSSGSPKALSTCTAHFIVVFMFFGPCIFIYVWPFTNFLVDKILSVFYTIFTPFLNPLIYTLRNQEVKAAVRKMINQYISFRKTAQITLLLQESFEIMVGLGVGQVNLQSLNVTTSMAFQTA encoded by the exons ATGGAAGGAACAAATTACTCCAGGGTGTCTGAATTTGTGTTGCTGGGTCTAACTGATTCTCCTGAACTCCAGGCTTTCTTCTTTGTCGTGTTCTCTATTTTTTATGTGATTACTATATTAGGCAATTGTCTCATTTTAGTTACGATTGTATCTACTCCACAGCTTCATTCTCCAATGTATTTCTTGCTTGGCAATCTGTCTTTCATTGACATATGTCTATCTTCCTTTGCTACACCTAAGATGATCATGGACTTTCTCactcatcacaagaccatttcATTTGAAGGTTGCATCTCTCAAATCTTCTTCTTGCACCTCTTCACTGGCACTGAGATTGTCCTGCTTATCTCCATGTCCTTTGATAGATACATTGCCATATGCAAACCTCTCCGATACTCAAAAATTATGAGTCAACATGTATGTCTGGGTCTTGTAATCATTTCTTGGACAGTGGGCTTCCTTCACACAATGAGTCAATTGGCCTTCACCCTCTACTTGCCATTTTGTGGTCCTAATGTTGTAGACAGCTTCTTCTGTGACCTTCCTTTGGTCATTCAACTTGCCTGCATAGATATCTATGTCCTAGGACTCTTCATGATTTCAACCAGTGGTATGATTGCTCTGGTCAGCTTCCTGCTCTTGCTTACTTCCTACATCATTGTCCTGGTCACTATCAAGAAGCACTCCTCCAGTGGATCACCAAAGGCACTTTCTACATGTACTGCACATTTCATAGTTGTGTTCATGTTCTTTGGACCATGCATCTTCATATATGTATGGCCCTTTACCAACTTCCTTGTGGACAAGATTCTCTCTGTTTTTTATACCATTTTCACACCTTTCTTGAATCCACTTATCTATACTCTAAGGAACCAAGAGGTGAAAGCAGCTGTGAGGAAAATGATCAATCAATATATCAGTTTCCGAAAAACTGCACA GATAACACTTCTTTTGCAAGAATCCTTTGAAATTATGGTGGGTCTTGGTGTTG